A genome region from Cucumis sativus cultivar 9930 chromosome 4, Cucumber_9930_V3, whole genome shotgun sequence includes the following:
- the LOC101204596 gene encoding serine carboxypeptidase-like 25: MANSQIYFTLTAFFLLVIIISPTQAGSQPEDGAAADRIWVLPGQPKVSFEQFSGYVTVNREAGRALFYWLTEASIQPLSKPLVIWLNGGPGCSSIAYGASEEIGPFRINKMASGLVPNKFSWNSLANLLFLETPAGVGFSYTNRSLDLLDTGDRRTAKDSLEFLVRWLDRFPWYKTRDIFITGESYAGHYVPQLAREILAYNAKSSHPIHLKGIMVGNAVTDNYYDNLGTVTYWWSHAMISDKTYHELINICDFSRQKESNECESLYTYAMDKEFGNIDQYNIYAPPCNNSDGSLATRQSTMRLPHLTRAFRQMAGYDPCTEKYAEIYYNRPDVQKALHANTTKIPYRWTACSELLNRNWNDTDVSILPIYRELISGGMRVWVFSGDVDSVVPVTATRYSISQLKLSTKVPWYPWYVKNQVGGWTEVYEGLTFATVRGAGHEVPLFKPRAALQLFKSFLKGEPLPKS, from the exons ATGGCAAACTCTCAGATCTACTTCACACTCACCGCCTTTTTCCTCCTAGTAATCATCATTTCTCCGACCCAAGCCGGAAGCCAACCAGAAGACGGAGCGGCGGCTGATAGAATATGGGTCCTTCCGGGGCAGCCGAAGGTGTCTTTCGAGCAGTTCTCCGGCTATGTGACGGTGAACCGGGAGGCCGGTCGAGCCCTCTTCTATTGGCTGACTGAAGCCTCTATCCAACCACTCTCCAAACCCCTCGTCATTTGGCTCAACGGAG GTCCGGGTTGCTCCTCCATTGCGTATGGAGCTTCAGAAGAGATTGGTCCCTTTAGAATCAACAAGATGGCCTCGGGCTTAGTACCCAATAAGTTCTCTTGGAACTCCCTCGCCAACCTCCTATTCCTCGAAACTCCAGCTGGTGTTGGGTTCTCCTACACCAATCGCTCCTTGGACCTACTTGACACCGGTGATCGTCGTACTG CAAAGGACTCCTTAGAGTTTCTTGTACGATGGCTCGACCGTTTCCCTTGGTACAAGACCCGCGACATTTTTATAACAGGTGAAAGCTATGCTGGCCATTATGTTCCTCAGCTTGCCAGAGAAATCTTGGCCTACAATGCAAAGTCCTCCCACCCTATTCATCTCAAGGGAATTATG GTTGGCAATGCCGTAACAGACAACTACTACGATAACTTGGGGACAGTAACGTACTGGTGGAGCCATGCCATGATCTCAGACAAGACGTACCACGAGCTCATTAACATCTGTGATTTTAGTCGACAAAAGGAATCGAATGAATGTGAGTCCTTGTACACCTATGCCATGGATAAAGAGTTTGGAAATATTGATCAATACAATATTTATGCACCTCCTTGCAACAACTCTGACGGTAGTCTTGCAACCCGCCAGAGTACTATGCGACTGCCTCACCTG ACTCGGGCATTCAGGCAGATGGCAGGCTATGATCCTTGTACTGAGAAATATGCAGAAATATACTACAATCGACCGGACGTTCAAAAAGCTCTTCATGCCAACACAACGAAAATTCCATACAGATGGACTGCTTGCAG TGAACTCTTGAACCGAAATTGGAACGACACTGATGTATCCATACTTCCCATTTATAGGGAGTTGATATCAGGTGGCATGAGAGTTTGGGTTTTCAG CGGAGATGTGGACTCAGTGGTGCCTGTAACAGCAACAAGATATTCCATTTCACAGCTAAAATTAAGTACAAAAGTTCCATGGTATCCATGGTATGTCAAAAACCAG GTGGGAGGTTGGACAGAGGTATATGAAGGGCTTACCTTTGCAACAGTGAGAGGAGCAGGGCATGAAGTTCCATTGTTTAAACCAAGAGCTGCTCTTCAGCTTTTCAAATCGTTCCTCAAAGGGGAACCCTTGCCAAAATCTTGa